A window of the Terriglobia bacterium genome harbors these coding sequences:
- a CDS encoding acetate/propionate family kinase, whose protein sequence is MNSIHYILCLNSGSSSLKYALYRMGREDETLLAQGSMERIGLDGGRMSVRTGMRADAFESKRDFQDHRAAVDAAFHQVEDLRLARPTAVGHRVVHGGLTRFEPARVDKELVAELKNLVGFAPLHLPSQIEGIEAVAGYYPELPQVACFDTAFHRRMPELAQLFPLPKRFWEEGLRRYGFHGLSYEYVLSALGVAAVGRVLIAHLGNGASMAAIRDGRPIDTTMGLTPTGGFMMGTRSGDLDPGVLLYLMNEKGYTRGQIEDLVDKQAGLLGVSGISPDMRTLLSRREHDSNAALAIDLFCYHVRKHIGAMAATLGGLDTLVFTGGIGEKAAPVRSAVCHGLGFLGITLDEGRNATNADPVSSPGSGCTVRIIPTNEDLIIARHTFGLLAQRQRSL, encoded by the coding sequence ATGAACAGCATCCATTACATCCTTTGTCTGAACAGCGGCTCCTCCTCGCTCAAGTATGCCCTATATCGGATGGGGCGTGAGGACGAAACCCTGCTGGCGCAGGGTTCGATGGAACGTATCGGTCTTGATGGCGGGCGCATGTCGGTTCGCACCGGCATGAGGGCCGATGCCTTCGAGTCGAAACGGGATTTCCAGGATCATCGCGCCGCCGTGGATGCGGCATTTCATCAAGTCGAAGACCTCCGCCTTGCCAGGCCGACCGCCGTCGGCCACCGTGTCGTCCACGGCGGATTGACCCGTTTCGAGCCTGCGCGGGTGGACAAGGAACTCGTTGCGGAACTCAAAAATCTCGTCGGCTTTGCGCCCCTTCACCTTCCTTCTCAAATCGAAGGAATCGAGGCCGTGGCCGGCTACTACCCGGAACTCCCGCAGGTTGCCTGTTTCGATACCGCCTTCCATCGACGCATGCCTGAGCTGGCTCAGCTCTTCCCTTTGCCCAAGCGGTTCTGGGAGGAAGGACTGCGGCGCTACGGATTCCATGGCCTCTCCTATGAATACGTATTGAGCGCCCTGGGCGTCGCTGCAGTCGGACGTGTTCTCATCGCGCACCTGGGAAACGGCGCCAGCATGGCTGCGATCCGGGACGGCCGTCCCATAGACACAACCATGGGGCTCACGCCCACCGGCGGCTTCATGATGGGGACCCGCAGCGGGGATCTGGATCCCGGCGTGCTTCTCTATCTGATGAATGAAAAGGGATATACCAGAGGGCAGATAGAGGATCTGGTGGACAAACAGGCAGGACTCCTCGGAGTTTCAGGGATCAGCCCCGACATGCGCACCCTATTGTCCCGGCGAGAGCATGATTCCAACGCCGCGCTGGCCATCGATCTGTTTTGCTATCACGTGCGCAAGCACATCGGCGCGATGGCGGCAACGCTCGGCGGCCTCGATACTCTCGTGTTTACCGGCGGCATCGGCGAGAAGGCCGCGCCTGTTCGCTCGGCCGTCTGCCACGGCCTGGGCTTCCTCGGCATCACGCTCGATGAAGGGAGAAACGCGACCAACGCCGATCCGGTTTCGAGTCCGGGAAGCGGCTGCACCGTGCGCATCATCCCGACGAACGAAGATTTAATTATCGCCCGTCACACGTTCGGCCTGCTGGCACAGCGCCAACGGAGCCTGTAA
- a CDS encoding phosphoketolase family protein, which produces MGGAMNFALSKKQLQAMDAYWRAANYLSVGQIYLYDNPLLKKPLAPEHIKRRLLGHWGTTPGLNFVYVHLNRIIKELGLNMIFIAGPGHGGPAVVANTYLEGSYTEFYPNISKDGEGLRRLFRQFSFPGGIPSHAAPETPGSIHEGGELGYSLSHAYGAAFDNPDLIVACVVGDGESETGPMATSWHSNKFLNPITDGAVLPILHLNGYKIANPTIPARISRGELESLFIGYGYKPYFVEGSEPEAMHELMASTLDVIVAEIRAIQGEARGSGVARRPKWPMIILQTPKGWTGPKQVDGLKTEGSWRSHQVPFSAAAEQPEHIRLLEEWMKGYRPEELFDDRGAIRPELAALAPEGDRRMGANPHANGGLLLKDLRLPDFRDYAVDVPGPGAVTAEATRVMGHFLKDVMKQNMESRNFRIMGPDETASNRLGDVLEATDKTWMADILPDDDHLSPQGRVMEILSEHTCQGWLEGYLLTGRHGFFSCYEAFIHIVDSMFNQHAKWLKITRHEIPWRRPIASLNILLTSHVWRQDHNGFSHQDPGFIDHVVNKKADVVRVYFPPDANTLLSVTDHCLRSRNYVNVIVAGKQLQPQWLSMDAAVKHCTSGIGIWEWASNDMGSEPDVVMACCGDVPTVETLAAVEIMREKMPDLKVRVINVVDLMTLQPKEEHPHGLSDKEFDALFTVDRPIIFAYHGYPMLIHRLAYRRTNHKNLHVRGYKEEGTTTTPFDMTVRNDLDRFHLVADVAERVPKLGPITAYIRQFVRDKLVEHRQYIACYGQDMPEIRNWMWKNPSA; this is translated from the coding sequence ATGGGGGGCGCCATGAACTTCGCTCTTTCAAAGAAGCAACTCCAGGCGATGGATGCTTACTGGAGGGCGGCAAACTATCTTTCGGTAGGCCAGATCTATCTCTACGACAACCCGTTGTTGAAGAAACCTCTTGCACCTGAACATATCAAACGGAGGCTGCTGGGACACTGGGGCACCACGCCGGGGCTGAATTTCGTCTACGTGCACCTCAATCGGATAATCAAAGAGCTTGGCCTCAACATGATCTTCATCGCCGGCCCCGGCCACGGAGGCCCTGCCGTGGTAGCCAACACCTATCTCGAGGGCAGCTATACCGAGTTTTATCCGAACATCTCCAAGGATGGCGAAGGATTGAGGAGACTCTTCAGACAGTTTTCCTTTCCTGGCGGGATCCCGAGCCACGCGGCGCCTGAAACGCCGGGTTCGATCCATGAAGGCGGCGAGCTTGGCTATTCACTATCGCATGCGTACGGCGCGGCATTCGACAATCCTGACCTCATTGTCGCCTGCGTCGTGGGGGACGGCGAATCGGAAACCGGCCCGATGGCCACCTCCTGGCACTCGAATAAATTTCTCAATCCGATCACCGATGGGGCAGTGCTCCCCATCCTCCACCTGAACGGATACAAAATCGCGAATCCGACGATCCCGGCTCGCATCAGCCGCGGGGAATTAGAAAGCCTGTTTATCGGTTACGGCTACAAGCCTTACTTCGTCGAGGGATCCGAACCGGAGGCCATGCATGAACTGATGGCATCGACACTGGATGTGATAGTCGCGGAAATCAGAGCTATCCAGGGCGAGGCGCGCGGGAGCGGCGTCGCCCGGCGCCCGAAATGGCCCATGATCATCCTGCAAACTCCCAAGGGCTGGACCGGGCCAAAGCAGGTCGACGGCCTGAAAACAGAGGGTTCATGGAGATCCCACCAGGTTCCGTTCTCCGCCGCGGCTGAGCAGCCGGAGCACATCAGACTGCTGGAAGAGTGGATGAAGGGCTACCGGCCCGAGGAGCTGTTCGACGATCGCGGCGCCATCAGACCCGAGCTGGCGGCGCTGGCACCCGAGGGGGATCGCCGCATGGGCGCCAATCCCCACGCAAATGGGGGGCTGCTGCTGAAGGATTTGCGCCTGCCGGACTTCCGCGATTACGCGGTCGATGTTCCCGGGCCGGGCGCCGTCACGGCGGAGGCGACCAGGGTAATGGGGCACTTTCTCAAAGATGTGATGAAGCAGAATATGGAGAGCCGCAACTTCCGGATCATGGGCCCGGATGAGACCGCGTCCAATCGCCTCGGCGACGTACTCGAAGCCACGGACAAGACCTGGATGGCGGATATCCTGCCGGATGACGACCATCTCTCTCCACAGGGAAGAGTCATGGAGATCCTGAGCGAGCACACCTGTCAGGGATGGCTCGAGGGATACCTGCTGACGGGCCGGCACGGGTTCTTTTCCTGTTACGAAGCATTCATCCACATCGTCGATTCGATGTTCAACCAGCATGCCAAGTGGCTCAAGATTACCAGACACGAAATCCCTTGGCGGCGCCCGATCGCTTCGCTGAATATCCTCCTCACGTCGCATGTCTGGCGCCAGGACCACAACGGATTCAGCCATCAGGATCCGGGTTTCATCGATCACGTCGTGAACAAGAAAGCCGATGTGGTGCGCGTGTATTTTCCGCCCGATGCCAATACGCTGCTTTCGGTCACCGACCATTGCCTCCGCAGCCGTAATTATGTCAACGTGATTGTTGCGGGCAAGCAGCTGCAGCCCCAGTGGCTCAGCATGGATGCGGCCGTCAAGCACTGCACCTCCGGCATCGGCATCTGGGAGTGGGCGAGCAACGACATGGGATCGGAACCCGACGTGGTCATGGCATGTTGCGGCGATGTTCCGACGGTCGAGACACTTGCTGCAGTCGAAATCATGCGTGAAAAGATGCCGGACCTGAAGGTGCGAGTCATCAATGTTGTGGATCTGATGACGCTCCAGCCCAAGGAGGAACATCCCCACGGACTCTCCGACAAGGAATTCGACGCCCTCTTCACCGTGGACAGGCCGATAATCTTCGCCTATCACGGATATCCTATGCTGATACACCGGCTGGCCTACCGACGCACCAATCACAAGAATCTCCATGTGCGCGGATACAAAGAGGAGGGAACCACCACGACTCCGTTCGACATGACGGTGCGCAACGATCTCGACCGGTTCCACCTGGTTGCCGACGTGGCCGAGCGAGTCCCGAAGCTGGGGCCGATCACCGCATATATCAGGCAGTTCGTGCGCGACAAGCTGGTGGAGCACAGGCAATACATTGCCTGTTACGGTCAGGACATGCCGGAGATACGAAATTGGATGTGGAAGAACCCGAGCGCCTGA